The Saccharomonospora cyanea NA-134 genome includes a region encoding these proteins:
- a CDS encoding helix-turn-helix domain-containing protein, with translation MVEVSHVVAEWAFTQGLKKLRETSENSNQSEIARRIGKSRATIGHYEMGRYLPSHDSLDIMLDAYGHGERATYYRQLRDRVEMHSPDWWEDEFPEHFPPRSMALLAGFEYSATDLRIFEPQHVPELLQTPAYAEALLRAGLTDHRADQLTLHLRMLRGRQAVLNRADAPRLACVLGESALRSPVGGPLVLGEQLGALASLANRENIEIRVLPDSGGRPAGATGGFTELLLPPEVIQDFSEVVYVSTPVDRIHYESPEALAVFRALWEQAWRSALSPEESAEILADLARQLTKDAS, from the coding sequence TTGGTCGAGGTGAGCCACGTCGTCGCGGAGTGGGCGTTCACCCAAGGACTGAAGAAGCTGCGTGAGACGAGCGAGAACTCCAACCAGAGCGAGATCGCTCGCAGGATCGGCAAGAGCCGCGCGACCATCGGACACTACGAAATGGGCCGCTATCTGCCGAGCCACGACAGCCTCGACATCATGCTCGACGCCTACGGCCACGGTGAACGCGCCACGTACTACCGGCAGCTACGCGACCGCGTCGAGATGCACTCGCCCGACTGGTGGGAGGACGAGTTCCCCGAGCACTTCCCACCCCGCTCCATGGCTCTGCTCGCCGGATTCGAGTACTCGGCCACGGACCTGCGGATCTTCGAACCACAGCACGTGCCGGAGCTCCTGCAGACCCCCGCCTACGCCGAGGCCCTGCTACGCGCCGGACTCACCGACCACCGGGCCGACCAGCTGACACTGCACCTGCGCATGCTGCGTGGCAGGCAGGCCGTCCTCAACCGAGCCGACGCACCCCGCCTGGCTTGCGTACTGGGCGAGTCGGCCCTGCGCAGCCCCGTCGGAGGCCCACTCGTCCTCGGCGAGCAGCTCGGTGCGCTGGCGTCACTGGCGAACCGGGAGAACATCGAGATCCGGGTGTTGCCGGACAGCGGCGGAAGGCCGGCGGGAGCCACAGGCGGCTTCACCGAGTTGCTGTTGCCGCCGGAGGTCATCCAGGACTTCTCCGAAGTGGTGTACGTCAGCACTCCGGTCGATCGCATCCATTACGAGAGCCCCGAGGCCCTCGCCGTCTTCCGGGCGCTCTGGGAGCAGGCGTGGCGGTCGGCCCTCTCCCCCGAGGAGTCGGCGGAGATCCTTGCCGATCTCGCGCGGCAGCTCACCAAGGACGCCTCCTGA
- a CDS encoding helix-turn-helix domain-containing protein, giving the protein MRRVRKLRGLTQYQLADRLAELSNNSSVSRDEVARWERGKRVPGPYWRQWLSVALDVPSDQLLEAVRCGRIRRASR; this is encoded by the coding sequence ATGCGCCGGGTTCGCAAACTACGCGGACTGACGCAGTATCAGCTCGCCGATCGGCTGGCGGAACTTTCGAACAACTCCAGTGTGAGCCGCGACGAGGTGGCCAGGTGGGAGCGGGGCAAGCGTGTTCCCGGCCCCTACTGGCGCCAGTGGCTCAGCGTCGCGCTCGACGTGCCCTCCGACCAGTTGCTCGAGGCTGTCCGGTGCGGGCGGATCAGGAGGGCGTCGCGGTGA
- a CDS encoding IclR family transcriptional regulator, whose product MPARRGQGHHDYADNTSRGEERDYTVRAVERVCSILNLLQESVEGASLIEVAQETELPKSSAFRYLWTLEAHRYVERDGTTGLYRLGLGFVGMQSRHLEVLRERARPWLEKLRDEFGETVNLAILDGDHVVYLDVVESRKQVRFASARGSRETLFATALGRAIVSRFTEAQTRELAGNASGQDTVGDTLLAELAEARRQGYVTSTDEDSRCVAAPLPGTRLPVAIGVTAPAVRFSAADAEKAATRLLEVTRQIATSPIPEQRTSVPSPA is encoded by the coding sequence GTGCCAGCACGACGCGGCCAGGGACACCACGACTACGCGGACAACACCAGCAGAGGCGAGGAGCGTGACTACACCGTTCGCGCCGTCGAGCGGGTCTGTTCGATCCTCAACCTGCTACAGGAATCCGTGGAGGGTGCGTCCCTCATCGAGGTCGCCCAGGAAACCGAACTGCCGAAGTCGTCGGCGTTCCGCTACCTGTGGACCCTGGAAGCCCACCGCTATGTCGAGCGTGACGGCACCACCGGCCTCTACCGGCTCGGGCTCGGGTTCGTCGGCATGCAGTCACGACACCTGGAAGTGCTGAGGGAACGCGCTCGTCCGTGGTTGGAAAAGCTACGCGACGAATTCGGCGAAACGGTCAATCTAGCCATTCTGGACGGTGATCACGTCGTCTACCTCGATGTCGTGGAGAGCCGGAAGCAGGTCCGGTTCGCCTCGGCCAGGGGATCCCGGGAGACACTGTTCGCCACCGCACTCGGCCGCGCGATCGTCAGCCGGTTCACCGAGGCCCAGACCCGCGAGCTCGCCGGCAACGCGAGCGGCCAGGACACCGTCGGTGACACCCTGCTCGCCGAACTCGCCGAGGCACGGCGACAGGGCTATGTGACCAGCACCGACGAGGACAGCCGGTGTGTCGCCGCTCCGCTGCCCGGCACGCGCCTTCCCGTGGCGATCGGCGTCACGGCTCCCGCGGTACGGTTCTCGGCGGCCGACGCCGAGAAGGCGGCCACGAGGTTGCTGGAGGTGACCCGCCAGATCGCCACCAGCCCGATCCCCGAGCAGCGCACCAGCGTGCCAAGTCCGGCCTGA
- a CDS encoding GntR family transcriptional regulator translates to MNGPERKKYNPDNKTGYEYVLLADHLAGLIDKGEWPAGSRIPGERALSEEYGVALDTVRKATRILRERGLVQTLKSKGTFVSPRD, encoded by the coding sequence ATGAACGGTCCCGAACGGAAGAAGTACAACCCGGACAACAAGACGGGGTACGAATACGTTCTGCTCGCCGACCATCTCGCAGGTCTCATCGACAAGGGCGAATGGCCGGCCGGAAGCCGTATCCCCGGCGAGCGCGCCCTGTCCGAGGAATACGGCGTCGCCCTGGACACGGTACGCAAGGCCACGAGAATCCTGCGGGAGCGCGGGCTGGTGCAGACACTGAAGTCGAAGGGCACGTTCGTCTCTCCCCGCGACTGA
- a CDS encoding alpha/beta fold hydrolase, translating to MAIWELPERFETPGGTVRWGRFGSGRPVVLLHGTPFSSWVWRDVATALADRYEVFVWDLLGYGESEQRDGQDVSLRAQGEIFAALLDHWGLTAPDVVAHDFGGAVSLRVHLLHGARYRSLALVDVVALAPWGSPFFRLVADHAAVFEQLPPRLHAALVREYVAGALHRPTSAAVLDRLVKPWLGRRGQAAFYRQIAQADQRYTDEIEERLGELELPVLVCWGEDDEWLSPQHGDELVRRIPGARLRRIADAGHLVQHDAPAALTAALLDFLG from the coding sequence ATGGCGATTTGGGAACTGCCGGAGCGATTCGAGACGCCGGGCGGCACGGTGCGGTGGGGGCGGTTCGGTAGCGGACGCCCCGTCGTGTTACTGCACGGTACGCCGTTCTCGTCCTGGGTGTGGCGGGACGTGGCGACCGCGTTGGCCGACCGGTACGAGGTCTTCGTGTGGGATCTACTGGGGTACGGCGAGTCGGAGCAGCGTGACGGTCAGGACGTGTCGCTGCGGGCGCAGGGGGAGATCTTCGCGGCCCTGCTCGACCACTGGGGGCTGACCGCCCCAGATGTGGTCGCGCACGACTTCGGCGGCGCGGTCTCGCTGCGCGTCCACCTGTTGCACGGCGCGCGCTACCGCAGTCTTGCCCTGGTGGACGTCGTCGCCCTCGCGCCGTGGGGATCGCCGTTCTTCCGCCTCGTGGCCGATCACGCGGCCGTGTTCGAGCAACTGCCTCCGCGGCTGCACGCGGCACTGGTGCGTGAGTACGTCGCGGGGGCCCTGCACCGGCCGACGTCCGCTGCCGTCCTGGACCGTCTGGTGAAACCCTGGCTCGGTCGGCGGGGACAGGCCGCGTTCTACCGGCAGATCGCCCAGGCCGACCAGCGGTACACCGACGAGATCGAGGAGCGCCTCGGTGAGTTGGAGCTGCCCGTGCTGGTGTGCTGGGGTGAGGACGACGAGTGGCTGTCACCGCAGCATGGTGACGAGCTGGTGCGCCGCATCCCGGGTGCGCGGCTGCGCCGGATCGCCGATGCGGGACATCTGGTGCAGCACGACGCCCCCGCCGCGCTGACCGCGGCGCTGCTCGACTTCCTGGGTTGA
- a CDS encoding CGNR zinc finger domain-containing protein, producing MSFPRTEAPGELKKLEELCNSARLLYTEDALITAASASAWLRATGVDAGELNRKEHELLLKLRETVRDHLDGQERTSELNKLAKSLLAPPRWSSRGEPVLPPKKTGPLDTYLGECLALVFTSGLTGELERLKVCRNQDCRWVFYDRSPAQNSVWCSMDVCGARQKMRTYRSRHAG from the coding sequence ATGTCGTTCCCAAGGACAGAGGCGCCGGGCGAGTTGAAGAAGCTGGAGGAACTCTGCAACTCGGCACGGCTGCTCTACACCGAGGACGCACTGATCACGGCCGCGAGTGCCTCCGCGTGGCTGCGAGCGACCGGCGTGGACGCCGGTGAGCTCAACCGCAAGGAACACGAGCTGCTGCTGAAGCTGCGGGAGACCGTGCGAGACCACCTCGACGGCCAGGAACGAACGTCCGAACTCAACAAGCTCGCGAAGTCGCTGCTGGCGCCGCCCCGGTGGTCGTCGCGGGGGGAACCCGTTCTCCCTCCCAAGAAGACCGGCCCGCTCGACACCTACCTCGGCGAGTGCCTCGCACTGGTCTTCACATCCGGCCTGACCGGCGAACTGGAGCGACTCAAGGTCTGCCGCAACCAGGACTGCCGGTGGGTGTTCTACGACCGATCTCCCGCCCAGAACAGCGTCTGGTGCAGCATGGACGTCTGCGGTGCGCGGCAGAAGATGCGCACCTACCGCTCGCGACACGCCGGGTGA
- a CDS encoding STAS domain-containing protein, translating to MACTKDDVDVQVDRPVVGLVVIRVVGEVDILGAPKLRERVEAVLPGVRALVLDLSRTTFFGAAGLSVLVHTSALAERLRVRWALVCPAVILRLLRITDLDRELPVCADFAEAVLTATAPSPALS from the coding sequence ATGGCGTGCACGAAGGACGACGTCGACGTACAGGTCGACCGGCCGGTGGTCGGGCTGGTCGTGATCAGGGTTGTCGGCGAGGTCGACATCCTCGGAGCGCCGAAACTCCGTGAGCGCGTGGAAGCCGTCCTCCCCGGCGTGCGTGCGCTCGTCCTGGATCTGAGCCGCACCACCTTCTTCGGCGCCGCCGGACTGTCGGTGCTGGTGCACACGTCCGCTCTCGCCGAGCGGCTTCGCGTGCGCTGGGCGTTGGTGTGCCCCGCCGTGATACTGCGACTCCTGCGGATCACCGACCTCGACCGCGAGTTGCCGGTGTGCGCGGATTTCGCCGAGGCGGTGCTGACGGCCACGGCGCCGTCTCCCGCGCTCTCGTGA
- a CDS encoding SigB/SigF/SigG family RNA polymerase sigma factor has protein sequence MTPDEQSRVQAREQAGGSSGYEDLAPLFNTLAALDPHDPRRTAVRDEIITRCLPLAEHIARRFVGRGEPRDDLVQVARLGLLNAIDRFDASRGTEFVAFAVPTIMGEVRRHFRDSSWAVRVPRRLKELHLSLSQASGKLAQRLGRAPTPSELAAELDLSPEDVWDGLLAGNAYQSVSMDAAYDDEGTLPLAETVGEDDVQLENVEFHESLQPLLASLPERERRVLILRFFGNMTQTQIAERVGISQMHVSRLLARTLEFLRSRLTE, from the coding sequence GTGACCCCTGACGAGCAATCCCGCGTGCAGGCGCGCGAACAAGCGGGAGGCTCAAGCGGATACGAGGATCTCGCTCCACTGTTCAACACACTGGCCGCACTGGACCCGCATGATCCGCGAAGGACGGCCGTACGCGACGAGATCATCACCCGCTGCCTCCCACTCGCCGAGCACATCGCCCGGCGCTTCGTCGGCCGTGGTGAGCCGCGGGACGATCTGGTGCAGGTCGCCAGGCTGGGACTGCTCAACGCCATCGACCGCTTCGACGCGTCCCGGGGCACCGAGTTCGTCGCCTTCGCCGTGCCCACGATCATGGGCGAGGTCAGGCGCCACTTCCGCGACTCCAGTTGGGCGGTCCGGGTTCCCAGGAGACTGAAGGAGCTGCACCTGTCGTTGAGCCAGGCGAGCGGCAAACTGGCCCAGCGGCTCGGCCGGGCTCCGACTCCGAGTGAACTCGCCGCCGAACTCGACCTCTCCCCCGAGGACGTGTGGGACGGCCTGCTCGCGGGCAACGCCTACCAGTCGGTGTCGATGGACGCCGCCTACGACGACGAGGGCACGCTGCCGCTGGCCGAGACCGTCGGCGAGGACGACGTGCAGTTGGAGAACGTCGAGTTCCACGAGTCACTCCAACCACTGCTCGCAAGCCTGCCCGAGCGAGAACGCCGGGTGCTCATCCTGCGCTTCTTCGGCAACATGACGCAGACCCAGATCGCCGAGCGTGTGGGCATCTCCCAGATGCACGTGTCGCGACTTCTCGCGCGCACGCTCGAGTTCCTCCGCAGCAGGCTCACCGAGTGA
- a CDS encoding (2Fe-2S)-binding protein, giving the protein MHSEITLIVDGEHHRVSVDTRVTLLDALRDRLGVTSPKKGCDHGQCGSCTVLRDGRRVTTCLTFAVAADGSTITTSDGLRDDGALHSLHRAFLDHDGLQCGYCTPGQICSAAGVLAEAQAGWPSSVTPPTAVTPTLDADEIRERMSGNLCRCGAYQGIVAAVETVAAAQGLSSPADDEQRGAAS; this is encoded by the coding sequence ATGCACAGCGAGATCACGCTCATCGTCGACGGCGAGCACCACCGGGTGTCGGTCGACACCCGCGTCACACTCCTCGACGCGCTACGCGACAGGCTCGGCGTCACGTCGCCGAAGAAGGGCTGTGACCACGGCCAGTGCGGTTCGTGCACCGTGCTGCGGGACGGCCGGAGGGTCACGACCTGCCTGACGTTCGCCGTCGCGGCGGACGGGTCCACCATCACCACGAGCGACGGTCTGCGCGACGACGGTGCCCTTCACTCGCTGCACCGCGCCTTCCTCGACCACGACGGTCTCCAGTGCGGGTACTGCACCCCGGGTCAGATCTGCTCGGCGGCGGGGGTGCTGGCCGAGGCGCAGGCCGGTTGGCCGAGCTCGGTGACCCCTCCGACCGCGGTCACGCCCACTCTCGACGCCGACGAGATCCGCGAACGCATGAGCGGGAACCTGTGTCGCTGCGGCGCGTACCAGGGCATCGTCGCGGCCGTCGAGACGGTGGCCGCGGCTCAGGGCCTGAGCAGCCCGGCCGACGACGAACAGCGGGGCGCGGCGTCGTGA
- a CDS encoding FAD binding domain-containing protein — MIPFDYERATDTETAVATVTGNRRAAYLAGGTNLVDHMKLGIAAPEVLVDITNLPLDGIEELPGGGVRLGAGSLNSEVAAHPLVRHRYPVLSQALLTGASGQLRNLATVGGNLLQRTRCVYFQDVTTPCNKRAPGEGCSALDGYTRYHAVLGASQRCVAVHPSDMAVALAALDAVVRIRTADGERTVPAVELHRLPGEHPDRDTVLEHGELITAVDLPVLPFAVRSRYAKARDRASFAFALVSVAAALDLADGVVRDVRIAFGGLAHKPWRATAAERTLRGAEATPEAFRAAAEAELADARPLRDNAFKIPMARSMLVSVLRELAQEGGA, encoded by the coding sequence GTGATCCCCTTCGACTACGAGAGGGCCACCGACACCGAGACCGCGGTCGCGACGGTGACGGGCAACCGCAGGGCCGCTTACCTCGCGGGCGGCACGAACCTCGTCGACCACATGAAGCTCGGCATCGCGGCGCCCGAGGTGCTCGTCGACATCACGAACCTGCCGCTCGACGGCATCGAGGAGCTGCCCGGCGGCGGGGTGCGGCTCGGCGCGGGCTCCCTCAACAGCGAGGTCGCCGCCCATCCACTGGTCCGCCACCGCTACCCCGTGCTGTCGCAGGCCCTGCTCACCGGCGCGTCCGGTCAACTGCGCAACCTCGCCACGGTGGGCGGCAACCTGTTGCAACGCACCCGCTGCGTGTACTTCCAGGACGTCACGACGCCCTGTAACAAACGTGCTCCCGGCGAGGGTTGCTCGGCGCTCGACGGCTACACGCGCTACCACGCCGTGCTCGGCGCCTCACAACGTTGTGTCGCCGTGCATCCGTCCGACATGGCCGTGGCACTCGCGGCGCTCGACGCCGTCGTACGCATCCGCACGGCGGACGGTGAGCGCACCGTACCCGCCGTCGAGTTGCATCGACTGCCCGGTGAGCACCCCGACCGGGACACGGTGCTCGAACACGGTGAGCTGATCACCGCCGTGGACCTGCCCGTGCTGCCGTTCGCCGTGCGGTCCCGGTATGCCAAGGCCCGCGACCGCGCGTCCTTCGCCTTCGCGCTGGTGTCCGTGGCGGCGGCTCTCGACCTCGCCGACGGGGTGGTGCGGGACGTGCGCATCGCGTTCGGAGGGCTCGCGCACAAACCGTGGCGCGCGACGGCCGCCGAGCGCACGTTGCGGGGTGCCGAGGCGACGCCCGAGGCGTTCCGCGCGGCGGCCGAGGCCGAACTCGCCGACGCGAGGCCGCTGCGGGACAACGCCTTCAAGATCCCCATGGCGCGCTCGATGCTCGTGTCCGTGTTGCGGGAGCTGGCACAGGAGGGCGGAGCATGA
- a CDS encoding xanthine dehydrogenase family protein molybdopterin-binding subunit gives MSEPLRPQAVGTAHERVDGWAKVTGTAPYAYEHPVPEPAYLRPVQSTVARGRVTEVDARAATALDGVLTVLTPFNAPRLRRGYDTELEVLQSDEVWFRGQIVAAVVAETPEVARQAADLVRVTYDVRPHDVTLSADRDDLYKPDVVNPSHPTDTLTGDPDSAFESASRAVEATYTTAMYHNNPLEPHTTVALWHGENGSPALTLYDSTQGVHPLRDAVAAMFELEPERVRVVAPYVGGGFGSKGTPHAHVALAALAAARTEGRAVKFAVTRQQMFSFVGYRTPTIQRVRLAADVDGRLTGISNDIVELTSRYKEFAEQTGIPTRTMYAAAHRRTTHRLAALDVSVPSWMRAPGECPGMFAPEVAMDELAEACGLDPIELRIRNEPSHDPDSGKPHSTRNFVACLTEGARRFGWGSRPRLPRSTLDGDWWVGTGVAGSTYPVMRQPGSAWASVRYRGKGGAGTGRYEVSIGAADLGTGAWTVLTQIASDALDVSPTDVDVRIGDSDLPRAPVAGGSSGTTNWGSAVVAAARQFRDKYGPDPADGDECTAAMPDDGNGKRFAMAAYGAQFAEVRVNVYTGEIRVPRLLGVFAVGRVINPRTARSQLVGGMTMGLSMALHETSVLDERFGFVVNHDFAEYHIATCADVPSVEATWIAEDDPYPNPMGSKGIGEIGIVGTAAAIANAVHHATGVRVRDLPITNDKVFDPNLTV, from the coding sequence ATGAGCGAGCCACTACGCCCGCAGGCCGTAGGGACCGCTCACGAGCGGGTCGACGGGTGGGCGAAGGTGACGGGCACGGCTCCGTACGCCTACGAGCATCCGGTTCCCGAGCCCGCGTACCTGCGTCCCGTCCAGTCGACCGTCGCGAGGGGGCGGGTCACCGAGGTGGACGCGAGAGCGGCCACCGCGCTCGACGGTGTGCTCACGGTGCTGACACCGTTCAACGCGCCCCGGCTGCGACGCGGCTACGACACGGAGCTGGAGGTGTTGCAGTCCGACGAGGTGTGGTTCCGGGGACAGATCGTCGCGGCGGTGGTGGCCGAGACGCCGGAGGTCGCCCGCCAGGCCGCCGATCTGGTCCGGGTCACCTACGACGTCCGGCCGCACGACGTCACGCTGTCAGCCGATCGCGACGACCTCTACAAGCCCGACGTGGTGAACCCGAGCCATCCCACCGACACCCTCACCGGCGATCCCGACTCGGCCTTCGAGTCCGCCTCCAGGGCGGTGGAAGCCACCTACACCACGGCGATGTACCACAACAACCCGCTGGAGCCACACACGACCGTGGCGCTCTGGCACGGCGAGAACGGCTCCCCCGCGCTCACCCTGTACGACTCCACCCAGGGCGTGCATCCGCTGCGCGACGCCGTGGCGGCGATGTTCGAGCTCGAACCGGAGCGCGTGCGCGTCGTGGCCCCGTACGTCGGCGGTGGGTTCGGGTCGAAGGGCACCCCGCACGCGCACGTGGCTCTCGCGGCACTCGCCGCCGCCCGCACCGAGGGGCGAGCCGTCAAGTTCGCCGTGACCCGGCAGCAGATGTTCTCGTTCGTCGGGTACCGCACACCCACCATCCAGCGGGTGCGGTTGGCCGCCGACGTCGACGGCAGGCTCACCGGCATCAGCAACGACATCGTCGAGCTGACTTCACGCTACAAGGAGTTCGCCGAGCAGACCGGAATACCGACTCGGACGATGTATGCCGCCGCTCACCGGCGCACCACGCATCGCCTGGCGGCTCTCGACGTGTCGGTGCCGTCGTGGATGCGCGCGCCCGGCGAGTGTCCCGGCATGTTCGCCCCCGAGGTCGCCATGGACGAACTCGCCGAAGCCTGCGGCCTCGATCCCATCGAGCTGCGGATCCGCAACGAGCCCTCGCACGATCCCGACAGCGGGAAGCCGCACTCGACGCGCAACTTCGTGGCGTGCCTGACCGAGGGCGCGCGGCGGTTCGGCTGGGGCTCCCGGCCCCGCCTGCCTCGGTCGACGCTCGACGGCGACTGGTGGGTCGGCACCGGCGTGGCCGGCTCCACGTATCCGGTCATGAGGCAACCCGGTTCGGCGTGGGCGTCGGTGCGTTACCGAGGGAAGGGCGGTGCCGGCACCGGCCGGTACGAGGTGTCGATCGGAGCCGCCGACCTGGGTACCGGAGCGTGGACGGTGCTGACTCAGATCGCGTCCGACGCACTCGACGTCTCCCCCACCGACGTCGACGTGCGCATCGGCGACAGCGACCTTCCGCGCGCACCGGTGGCGGGTGGGTCGTCGGGCACCACGAACTGGGGTTCGGCCGTCGTGGCGGCGGCCCGGCAGTTCCGCGACAAGTACGGGCCCGACCCCGCCGACGGCGACGAGTGCACCGCCGCCATGCCCGACGACGGCAACGGCAAGCGGTTCGCCATGGCCGCCTACGGCGCGCAGTTCGCCGAGGTGCGGGTCAACGTGTACACCGGCGAGATCCGCGTGCCGAGACTGCTCGGCGTGTTCGCCGTCGGCCGGGTGATCAATCCGCGTACGGCCCGGTCGCAGCTCGTCGGTGGCATGACGATGGGGCTGTCGATGGCTCTGCACGAGACGAGCGTGCTCGACGAGCGCTTCGGTTTCGTGGTCAACCACGACTTCGCCGAGTACCACATCGCGACGTGCGCGGACGTGCCCTCGGTGGAGGCCACCTGGATCGCCGAGGACGACCCGTACCCGAATCCCATGGGCAGCAAGGGCATCGGCGAGATCGGCATCGTCGGCACGGCCGCCGCGATCGCCAACGCCGTCCACCACGCCACCGGCGTGCGGGTCCGCGACCTGCCCATCACGAACGACAAGGTGTTCGACCCCAACCTGACCGTGTGA
- a CDS encoding SDR family oxidoreductase → MNQPQQSQQPPGDTGRMAPQPRDEMRDWVGRDLLRDRKALITGGDSGIGRAVAVAFAKEGADVAIAYLTEHDDAEHTAKLVRDQGRRCLLLPGDLADRTHCEQVVADTVREFGGLDLLVNNVATQQEHESFDEIDDEEWMRTFDVNIHSYFRVTAAALRHMPEGSAIINSGSVNGLRGNKKLIDYSATKGAVHSWTFAMAQSLVPRGIRVNCVAPGPVWTPLIPATMSEEHVEQFGQQVPMGRAADPDELAPSYVFLAANQMSSYYTGEVMAALGGETTPG, encoded by the coding sequence GTGAACCAGCCGCAGCAGAGCCAGCAACCGCCCGGCGACACCGGCCGCATGGCCCCGCAACCACGAGACGAGATGCGCGACTGGGTGGGTCGTGACCTGCTCCGCGACCGCAAGGCGCTCATCACGGGCGGCGACTCCGGCATCGGCCGTGCCGTCGCCGTGGCGTTCGCGAAGGAGGGCGCCGACGTCGCCATCGCCTATCTCACCGAGCACGACGACGCCGAGCACACCGCCAAGCTGGTGCGTGACCAGGGCCGCCGGTGCCTGCTGCTGCCGGGGGACCTGGCCGACCGGACTCACTGCGAGCAGGTGGTCGCCGACACCGTGCGCGAGTTCGGCGGCCTCGACCTGCTGGTGAACAACGTCGCGACCCAGCAGGAGCACGAGTCCTTCGACGAGATCGACGACGAGGAGTGGATGCGCACCTTCGACGTGAACATCCACTCCTACTTCCGCGTGACCGCCGCGGCACTGCGGCACATGCCCGAAGGCAGCGCGATCATCAACAGCGGGTCCGTCAACGGCCTGAGGGGCAACAAGAAGCTCATCGACTACTCGGCCACGAAGGGCGCCGTGCACTCGTGGACGTTCGCGATGGCCCAGTCACTGGTGCCGAGGGGAATCCGGGTCAACTGCGTCGCCCCTGGCCCGGTCTGGACTCCGCTGATTCCGGCCACGATGTCCGAGGAACACGTCGAGCAGTTCGGCCAGCAGGTGCCCATGGGCCGTGCCGCCGACCCGGACGAGCTCGCGCCGTCGTACGTGTTCCTCGCCGCGAACCAGATGTCGTCGTACTACACCGGTGAGGTCATGGCCGCACTCGGCGGCGAGACGACCCCGGGCTGA
- a CDS encoding DUF3140 domain-containing protein, which yields MDPRTDELWDEFHRVVNMSSRELSEWLRTRSATPEEEELPDRAGPQLGRRVLEILGKRKTDLVDDDVDVMQRVVDRVHGQRRDDLEPTAGDANWRHRLMTIGHDPLKPAT from the coding sequence ATGGACCCCAGGACCGACGAGCTGTGGGACGAGTTCCACCGGGTCGTCAACATGTCGTCGCGGGAGCTCTCCGAATGGCTGCGGACCCGCTCTGCCACGCCGGAGGAAGAGGAGCTGCCGGACCGGGCCGGGCCGCAGCTGGGCAGGCGGGTGCTGGAGATCCTCGGCAAGCGCAAGACCGACCTCGTCGACGACGACGTGGACGTGATGCAGCGGGTCGTCGACCGCGTACACGGGCAACGCCGCGACGATCTCGAACCCACGGCCGGGGACGCCAACTGGCGCCACCGGCTGATGACGATCGGCCACGATCCGCTGAAACCCGCCACCTGA
- a CDS encoding hydrogenase maturation protease, translating into MRPRVLVTGIGTILRGDEGFALEVVQRLAEQRLPAWVQLADHGIGSGRLDCDLLGDYDTTVLVDGSPRGGRPGRLRVTDVDLTGAGVADALTPPNAHGITPTAALTLLRLLGGDAARLVIVGCEPRTTTGVGLSPEVEAAVDQAVAFVTELVWGGPTGPSPDTIEDETPQRLQAARE; encoded by the coding sequence ATGAGGCCACGCGTGCTGGTCACGGGTATCGGCACCATCCTGCGCGGGGACGAGGGCTTCGCCCTGGAAGTGGTCCAGCGGTTGGCGGAGCAACGGCTGCCCGCGTGGGTGCAGCTCGCCGATCACGGCATCGGTTCGGGCAGGCTCGACTGTGACCTGCTCGGCGACTACGACACCACCGTGCTGGTGGACGGTTCGCCCCGGGGTGGACGTCCGGGGCGGTTACGGGTCACGGACGTGGACCTCACCGGTGCCGGGGTCGCCGACGCACTCACTCCGCCGAACGCCCACGGCATCACCCCGACCGCCGCACTCACACTCCTGCGGCTGCTCGGTGGTGATGCCGCGCGGCTGGTCATCGTCGGCTGCGAGCCTCGGACCACGACGGGCGTCGGGCTCAGCCCCGAGGTCGAGGCCGCAGTGGACCAGGCGGTCGCATTCGTCACCGAGCTGGTGTGGGGCGGGCCGACCGGCCCGTCGCCGGACACGATCGAGGACGAAACCCCACAGCGGCTCCAGGCGGCGCGCGAGTAG